One Phaseolus vulgaris cultivar G19833 chromosome 4, P. vulgaris v2.0, whole genome shotgun sequence DNA window includes the following coding sequences:
- the LOC137838604 gene encoding uncharacterized protein — MAMDWFISLLDGHITSFPQQSRLFREQYLANRAPPPVSYDLFDVKQYQGETLKEYINHFGAQVVKVGTTEEPMIVYAFRKGVCPGFFCESIIRNRPRTFAEIRRRAVEHIASEGEVCEKRTSVAPSRPRAQTRAQPVKVNETTTGRKKPEGRRPYEARKPQPKGQAGGNRPTRERARPARYDFVVELKDLIAVPNIVERLRRPAKTDKVLRPRKDSWCEFHEAFGHHINNCLSLGYQLDELVRNGFLKDYISEPATTAALPAPVEEQAHEMPVLGEVHTIAGGFSGGGPTASQQRKYARVVNSIEERISGDPWESDLVFMRTDLQDVVPHDNDPVVISVVTAGRKVHRVLVDQGSSADVMF, encoded by the coding sequence atggccatggattggttcatcagccttctaGACGGCCATATCACTTCCTTCCCGCAGCAGTCGCGGTTGTTTAGGGAGCAATACTTAGCGAATAGGGCCCCGCCGCCCGTTTCATATGACCTATTTGAtgtaaaacagtatcaaggTGAGACCTTGAAGGAGTACATCAACCATTTTGGGGCCCAagtagtaaaggttggtactacggaagagcccatgatcgtgtacgcgttcAGAAAAGGCGTGTGTCCCGGCTTTTTTtgcgaatccatcattcgcaatcgtcccaggaccttcgctgaaataaggcgtcgcgcggtggagcatatcgcctctgagggagaggtgtgtgagaagcgcacGAGCGTCgcaccctcacgcccgagggcaCAGACACGGGCTCAACCCGTCAaggtcaacgagaccacgacgggaaggaagaagccagaggggagacgcccctatgaggcAAGAAAACCCCAGCCCAAGGGTCAAGCTGGAGGAAATCGTCCGACCAGGGAAAGGGCCAGACCAGCGAGGTAtgactttgtggtggagttgaaggacctaATCGCCGTGCCCAATATAGTTgaaaggttgaggcgaccggcgaagactgacaaAGTGCTAAGGCCTCGCAAGGACTCTTGGTGTGAATTCCACGAagctttcggtcaccacattaataactgcctgtcgctggGATACCAGCTAGACGAGTTGGTAAGAaacgggtttttgaaggattacaTCTCTGAGCCCGCCACGACCGCGGCCCTGCCAGCACCAGTGGAAGAACAAGCGCATGAGATGCCCGTCCTTGGCgaagtccacaccattgctggtggcttttctggaggaggacccactgcctccCAACAGAGGAAATATGCGAGGGTAGTCAATTcaattgaagaaagaatctcaggtgacccatgggagtcagacctcgtgttcATGAGGACGGACCTACAAGATGTTGTgccacatgacaatgaccccgtggtcatttcggttgtcacggccgggagaaaggtgcacagggttctagtcgaccagggaagttccgCAGATGTTATGTTCTAG